One region of Chryseobacterium sp. C-71 genomic DNA includes:
- a CDS encoding class I SAM-dependent methyltransferase, producing MKIKDHFLSQEIFEIQETETKGVFKTSPIPSNISKYYESEDYISHHQDSGSLKEKLYKFLQSFNLQYKKTILIDRIKKNSKVLDYGCGAGEFVKFIENDFETYGFEPDPDAKNAATNKVSKAKIIANINLIENESLDAITLWHVFEHIENQSEMLSIFHSKLKEKGLLIIAVPNPTSYDAKHYKEFWAAYDVPRHIYHFSKNGMENLISKNQNWKMRKIKPLVLDSYYISMLSEKYKKSPLFWLKAVVHGTISNVKALFSNEFSSLIYIIEKK from the coding sequence ATGAAAATAAAAGATCATTTTCTTTCTCAGGAAATATTTGAAATACAAGAAACGGAAACCAAAGGAGTTTTTAAAACCTCCCCTATTCCATCCAACATTTCTAAATACTATGAAAGTGAAGATTACATTTCTCATCACCAGGACTCAGGAAGTTTAAAAGAAAAACTGTATAAATTTCTGCAATCTTTCAATCTTCAATACAAGAAAACTATTCTGATTGATAGAATAAAAAAGAATTCTAAGGTATTAGATTATGGTTGCGGTGCAGGAGAATTTGTAAAATTTATTGAAAATGATTTTGAAACTTATGGATTTGAGCCAGATCCTGATGCTAAAAATGCAGCAACAAATAAGGTCTCAAAAGCAAAAATAATAGCAAATATTAATTTAATTGAAAATGAAAGCTTAGATGCAATTACGCTATGGCATGTTTTTGAACACATCGAAAACCAAAGTGAAATGCTTTCAATCTTTCATTCAAAATTAAAAGAAAAAGGTTTATTGATTATTGCAGTTCCCAACCCTACTTCTTACGATGCAAAACACTATAAAGAATTTTGGGCAGCTTATGACGTACCAAGACATATCTACCATTTCTCTAAAAATGGAATGGAAAATCTCATTTCAAAAAATCAAAATTGGAAAATGAGAAAAATTAAACCTTTGGTTTTAGATTCCTACTACATCTCGATGTTGAGCGAAAAATACAAAAAATCACCCCTATTTTGGCTAAAAGCAGTCGTGCACGGAACGATTTCTAACGTAAAAGCATTATTTTCTAACGAATTTTCAAGTTTGATATACATTATCGAAAAAAAGTAG